Proteins co-encoded in one Taeniopygia guttata chromosome 4, bTaeGut7.mat, whole genome shotgun sequence genomic window:
- the LOC100220869 gene encoding LOW QUALITY PROTEIN: coiled-coil domain-containing protein 42-like (The sequence of the model RefSeq protein was modified relative to this genomic sequence to represent the inferred CDS: deleted 2 bases in 1 codon), with the protein MVVVTHGKSLGKENQSVASKVAILELEGLCSDFISIYIPDVLAMEGQFHGTCSGRGWGCHAARWDLRWCWGALPHHPTRDTVQHPEKQHPAKELNSVCNLKENSCGRELTVTEDDSQSSLIQLLKKKKEARETEKAMAAKEEAFRGRMKVIADRWRDLHAKRAQLKAHVERSGRAVQKHEELRIQALKINSKQREEKMKKDGELLRVKTELETLRKKHQKLFKKVQKYSIFKKYLEDVLEVSQFEDISEVTSQYKLLVRTRKDLLQSQQGHKQLTEQDKVLLEQYKAQKEAEMLQYKTELVQLKLRFYQAQGDLPLWEAHWADIQDRTSKKTRKLWTIKLAIHNLFQSTNTRLQAEWDVLDCSSCRQLSMVEPSQKKEQQ; encoded by the exons ATGGTGGTGGTGACACATGGAAAATCCCTTGGGAAGGAGAACCAGTCTGTTGCCAGCAAAGTGGCTATCCTGGAGCTCGAGGGGCTTTGTTCTGACTTCATCTCCATCTACATTCCTGATGTACTGGCCATGGAGGGGCAGTTTCATGGGACCTGTTCTGGGA GAGGGTGGGGATGCCATGCTGCCAGATGGGATCTGAGATGGTGCTGGGGGGCTCTGCCCCATCACCCTACCCGGGACACAGTCCAGCATCCAGAGAAA CAACACCCTGCCAAGGAACTCAACTCAGTGTGTAACCTCAAGGAAAACTCCTGTGGCAGGGAACTCACAGTGACAGAGGATGACTCCCAGTCTTCACTTATTCAGCTcttgaagaagaagaaagaagccCGAGAGACGGAAAAAGCCATGGCAGCGAAAGAAGAG GCCTTCAGGGGGAGGATGAAAGTCATCGCTGACCGGTGGAGGGACCTGCACGCCAAGAGGGCCCAGCTGAAAGCCCATGTGGAGAGATCTGGAAGGGCTGTACAG AAACATGAAGAGTTACGAATCCAAGCTCTGAAGATAAACAGCaaacagagagaggagaaaatgaaaaaggatgGTGAACTTTTGAGAGTCAAGACAGAACTGGAAaccctcagaaaaaaacaccagaaacTCTTCAAAAAAGTGCAGAAGTACTCCATCTTCAAGAAATACCTGGAGGATGTGCTGGAGGTCTCACAG TTTGAGGACATCTCAGAAGTCACTTCACAGTACAAGTTGCTGGTGAGAACACGGAAGGACCTTCTGCAGTCACAACAGGGGCACAAGCAACTGACTGAGCAAGACAAGGTGTTGCTGGAGCAGtacaaagcacagaaagaagCTGAGATGCTTCAGTACAAAACTGAGCTGGTGCAGCTCAAACTACGTTTTTATCAGGCTCAAGGTGACCTGCCCCTCTGG GAGGCTCACTGGGCTGACATCCAGGACAGGACCTCCAAGAAAACTAGGAAGCTGTGGACTATCAAGCTGGCCATCCACAACCTTTTCCAGTCCACCAACACACGGCTGCAAGCAGAGTGGGATGTTTTGGACTGTAGCAGCTGCAGACAGCTGAGCATGGTAGAGCCAAGCCAGAAGAAGGAGCAGCAATGA